The Halorubrum salinarum genome segment ACTTCGTCTCCAGCGCGGGCGAGGTGTCCAGCCAGGCCATCGAGGAGTACATCGAATCACAGACCGGACGATGACGATGCGTCGAGAAGTCACCACTACGGTACGGGTCAAACTCCACTCGCTCACCGAGCGGAAAGCCCGCCTCGTCGAACGCGAGTACACCGCGTTTCAAGACGCCGTTCACGGTGACGACGACGCGAACCTCTACTCCGCCACCAAGCAACAGGCGGGCAAAGTCCGGTCGAACAAGAACCCGCGAGCGGACACCGACCAACCCGTCGTCCTTCGTAACGACTGTATCACCATCGAACACGACGAAGACACTGTTCTCTCGTCGTGGTGGTTCAAACTCCCAGTCTACAACCCCGAGAAGGAACACGGGGATAGCGTCTGGGTGCCCGTTCGCGTCCCCGAAAAAGACACGCACCTGTTCACCGACGAGTGTATCCGCGATTCGGAACTCGTCCAGCGAGACGGCGAGTGGTACGTCCACCTCGTCTGTAAACGGTCTGTGGCCGTCGCAGACGCCTACGACGACGTACTCGCCGTCGATATGGGTGCGAAATGGATAGCCGTCAGCACGTTGCTCTCTGACCGTGACACCACGTTCCACGGCGCAGAAGTCCGTCGCGTCCGCGAACACTACAAGCAACTCCGCAAATCCATCGGAAAGAGGAAGGTGCGCTCCGGAGCGAAGGTCATGGAGCGCCTCGGTGACAAGGAATCCAGAACGGTCGAACACGAGTTGTATCAGGTGGCGAACGAACTGATCGCTCGCGCTCAGGAGCGCAACGCCGTCATCGTGTTCGGTGATATGACTGGGTTGCGAGTCGACAATGATGAGGGGCGGTACGTGAACGATAAGACCCACAAGATGCCGTACGCGAAAATGGCGAATATTCTCACATACAAAGCCCACCTCGATGGACGCGAGTGTATCTCAGTAAAGGAGCACAATACGTCCGTGACGTGCTGGCGGTGTGGATCGAAGAACACGAGTCGTGAGGTACAGGGGCGTCTGGAGTGTCACGACTGTGGGTTGGATGACAACGCGGATAAAAACGGGGCGTCGAATATTGGGCAACGAGCCGTCGGTAAGGACATCACGAGCCCGCTATCGACGGCGGGGGCTGTCGTGGCTCAGCCCGAAACGCAGGTCGTACTCGAAGGAACCAGCGGTGAGATGGAACCTGCGAACTCTCCCGAAGACGTGGGGCTAACCCTCAGTGAGGGAAGCCCACGACTTTAGTCGTGAGAGAAGTCACTCGACTTCGACCGGCTGCTTGTCGCCGGCGAAGAGGAAGTACGCGAGCGCGACGAGCGACAGCACGAGGACGAGCTTGGCTTTCTTGCTCATGTCCCACGGTTCGTGCGGCGGGCGCTAAAACTTACCGGAGGGCGCGCGTGAGGGACGGCCGCACGCCGACCCCCGGTCGGCGTCTCAGACGTCGATGTGCTCGGCGATGTCGGACCGCAGGATCGTCGCGCAGTAGTCGCAGCGCACGCCGTCGGCGACCACGTCGAAGCGCGTCTCGACCGGCTCGCCGGCGTTCGTGATACAGTTGCGGTTCGGACAGGAGAGCACCCCGGTCACGCCGTCGGGTCGGGTGACGCGGTTCTTCTCGACCACCTCGAAGTCGCGGACGATGTTGATCGTCGCCTCCGGCGCGATGAGCGAGAGCACGTCGACCTCGGACTGCGACAGCTCCCGGTCTTCGACCTTCACGATGTCCTTGCGGCCGAGCCGGTCCGAGGGGACGTTCATCCCGACGGAGACGCCGAACCCCTCGGCGCCGTCGATGCCGAGGATGGCGAGGACGTTCAGCGCCTGCCCGGCCTCGACGTGGTCGATGACGGTGCCGTCGCGGATCTTCGAGACGCGGAGCTCGTGGTCGCTCATCGGTCCACCTCCAGTCCCTCGTCGCCGTCGTGGTTCGCGTTCTCTAAGAGGGTGTCCAACAGCGCCATCCGCACGGGAATGCCGTTGTGCGCCTGCTCGAAGTAGCGCGCGTGCTCGGTCTCGTCGACGTCGGGCGCGATCTCGTCGACGCGCGGGAGCGGGTGCATTACGGTGAGGTCGTCGGGGGCGGCGTCGAGCGTCTCGGCGTCGATCTGATACTCGCCGGCGACGCGGTGGTACTCGTTCTCGTCGGGGAACCGCTCCTTCTGGATCCGGGTGACGTACAGCACGTCCAGCTCGTCGAGGACGGGCGCTAAGTCCTCGTGCTCGCGGATCTGCGCGCCCGTCTCGTGGAGGTCGAACCGTACCGACCGCGGGAGCCGCAGCGACTCGGGGCTGATGAAGTGCTGGTTGGCGTCGAACTCGGTGAGCGCGGCCGCCAGCGAGTGGACCGTCCGCCCGTACTTCAGGTCGCCCATGATCCCGATGGTGAGGTCGTCGAGCCCGTGGTCCTCGCGGATCGTGTGGAGGTCGAGGAGGGTCTGCGAGGGGTGTTGGCCCGCGCCGTCGCCGGCGTTGACTACGGGCACGTCGACGCGCTCGCCGGCCAGCGTCGCGGCGCCCTCGCTGGGGTGGCGCAGGACGAGGGCGTCCGCGTACCCCTCGATGACGCGGACGGTGTCGGACAGCGACTCGCCCTTCGAGACGGACGAGGAGTCGACGTCGCCCATGTCGATGGTGTTCATCCCGAGGCGCTTCGCCGCGCTGTCGAAGCTCATCCGCGTCCGCGTGCTGGGCTCGAAGAAACAGAGCGCGAGCACGCGGCCGGCGTGCCGGTCCGCGTAGGCGGCGGGGTCGTCGGCGACCGCTCGGGCCCGGTCGAGCACGGCCTCGATGTCATCCCGCGAGAGCTGGGTCGCGGTGATGAGGTGGTCCTGTCGCATCGTCTGAGATGGGACTCGGCAGTATCTTGAATCCCTCGGCTCCGGCCGCAGCGCGGGTATTCACGGACGTGGGCACCGACGAGTCGACCGTTTCGATATCCGTAACGCCGCCCCGGTCGCACGGGCCGGCGAGCGGATCGAGCGCCGACCGCCGCCGATCATAAGCCCCCGCGGCCCGAACCGATCCGTATGTCCGAGAACGACCCGGCCGACCTGCTGCCGAACGACCGCGTGAAGCAGAGCGCCCTCGACGGCGACGTGACGCAGCTCCACCGCGGGAACCGCTACGGCGACGAGGGCGACACCTTCGAGGTCGACGGCGTCGCGTTCGAACTGACTGAGGTCACCGAGCGCACGCTCGGCGACATGACCGACGAAGACGCGAAGCGCGAGGGGTCGCCCTCGCTTGAGGCGTACAAAGAGCGGATGGTCCGCGCGCACGGCGGCAATTTCGAGTGGGACGACGACGCGGACGTGGTGCGACACCGTTTCCAGCGGGTCGACGAGTAGCGACGCGACCGGCGCCGACGAACGGGCTCAGTCGTCGTCCGCGGCCGCGCCGTCGCCCTCCCCCGCGGCGGTCGCCGCGTCGTCCTCGATGCTCGGCGGGTACTTCCCGCGGTCGAGCTTCAGGTCCGACTGCGGGCGGGCCATACAGGTGAGCGCGTACTCCTCGGCCTCCTCGTCGGTGAGGCCGCGGGCCGCGGGCTGGGTCACCTCGCCCTCGACGATCTCCGCCGAGCAGGCGAGACACATCCCGACGCGGCAGGAGTACTCCTGAGCGATCCCCTCGTCGAAGCAGGCGCTGAGGATCGTCTCCGTGTCGGCCACCTCGATCGTCTCGCCGGTGCCGACGAACTCGACGGTGTACTCGGTCATGGCGCCGAGTACCCGCCGCCCCGTCAAAAAGGGTTCCCTCTATCTCGTCGCCGTCGCGGGGACGGAAGGACCGGCCGGCGACGCTCCGACGCGACCATCGCAACGACTAATCCCCCGCCGGACGCTTCCCGAGGTATGACCGGCAAGGCCACCGCGCGAGCCCACCCGATCCAGGGGCTCGTGAAGTACCACGGCATGCGCGACGAGGAGCTTCGGCTCCCGTACCACGACAGCATCAGCCTCTGTACCGCCCCGACCGCGACGACGACCACCGTCGAGTGGCAGCCGGACGCGAGCGAGGACACCTACGTCATCGGCGGCGAGGCGGTCGACGGGCGCGCCGCCGAGCGCATCGACATGGTGGTCGACCACGTCCGCGACCTGGCCGGGGTCGACGCCGCGGTCCGGCTGGAGAGCGAGAACTCCTTCCCGTCGAACATCGGCTTCGGCTCCTCGTCGTCCGGGTTCGCGGCCGCCGCGCTCGCCCTGACCGAGGCCGCCGGGCTCGACATGACGCTCCCCGAGGTCTCCACGGTCGCCCGCCGCGGCTCCTCGTCGGCGGCGCGCTCGGTGACGGGCGCGTACTCGCGGCTCGACGCCGGGCTCAACGACGAGGACTGCCGCTCGTACCGCCTCGACGTGGGCGTGAGCGACGACGGCTTCGACCCCGAGGAGGACCTCCGGATCGTTGCGGCGCACGTCCCCGCGTACAAGGAGACGGAGGAGGCGCACCGCGAGGCCGCCGCGAGCCACATGATGCAGGCGCGGACCGCGCACGTCCAGGACCAGCTCGTCGAGATGACCGACGCGCTCCGCGCGGGCTCCTTCGAGCGGATCTTCGAGACCGCCGAGCACGACTCGCTCTCGCTGACGGCCACGACGATGACCGGGCCCGCGGGGTGGGTGTACTGGCAGCCCGAGACGATCGCGGTGTTCAACGCGGTCCGCGAGCTGCGCGAGTCGGGCGTCCCCGTCTACTTCTCGACGGACACCGGCGCGTCGGTGTACGTGAACACGCCCGCGGGCCACGCCGACGAGGTGGAGAGCCGGATCGCGGAGGTCGGGATCGACACCGACGTCTGGGAGGTCGGCGGCCCGGCGCGCGTCCTCGACGAGAGCGAGGCGCTCTTCTGACGAACGGTCGAGAAATACGGTCGCCCCGGCGGCGACCCGAGTCCGCGGCGAGACGCGCGGACCGTGAGGCGCGGCCGCTTCAGTACGGCAGCACGCCGGTCACGGTGCCGAGCAGCGCGACCGCGACGGCGAGCGCCTGCGCGACGAAGAAGGCCTTCGAGGAGGCCCAGCCGAAGTACAGCAGCGCCGCCATCGGGACCGCGCCGATGACCGCCGGCCAGAGGCCCATGGTGAACAGGATCGCGAGGAGGCCGGTCGTCGCGAGGATGAGCACGTCCATGCCGAGCGAGACGAGGTTCCGTCGGCGGAGCTCCTCGGGGTCGAACATCCGCGCCAGCGACCCGCGCCGGTCGCCTCGGTCGTCCGCGGTCGAGGGCGACTCCATCGTCAGTTGCTAAGGGTCTCCTCGTGGGCGTCGTCGAGCGGCCCGACGATGTCCTCGGTCGGCGTGTCGGGCGTGGCCCACAGGCCCTTGAGTACCGACCAGAACTCCTGCTGGAACGGGTTCCCGAGCGCGTCGTCGAGGTCCGGCACGACCGTCACCTCGTCGGCGAGGTCGGGCAGGTTCGCCATCACCTGGATCTCGTAGGCGTCGTCCGGGACCTGCGTGTTAGACGCGATGAAGCCGCCCTCCTCGACCCAGACCTGCTGGCCCTCGGCGGAGACGAACGAGCTCAGCGCGTCGCGCGCGGCGTCGACGTTGTCCGAGTACTTCGGTACCGTGAACCAGTTGACCGACGAGGAGATGCCGTCGACGCCGGGCAGCCGGAACACGCCGAGGTCCGAGGGGTCCTCGACCGCGTCCTGCGCCGGCGTGAACGAGCCCATGAAGTACAGCGGGAGGCTGTTGTCCCAGAAGTACTCGTACTGGACGCCGAAGTCGCGGGTCTGACTGAAGTACCCCTCGTCGTGGAGCATCTTGATCTCGTCGAACGCCGTCGCGACGCGATCGTCCGTGAAGGAGGCGTCACCGCTGATGAGCCCCTGCTGGAGGGTGGCGCCGTCCTCCTGCCGCATGAAGAAGCCCTCGGTGATGTCGCTGAGCGGCCACCCGGTGCCGTTCCCGGAGGCGATGGGCGCGTCGACGCCGTCGATGGCGGCGATGTCGTCGAGCAGCGTCATGAACTCGTCCCAGCTCTCCGGCTCGGAGAGGCCGTGCTCGTCGAAGAACGACTTCCGGTACCAGAAGCCCGGCTTGAGGTCCATCTTGAACGGCGCGGCGTACACGTCGCCGTCGACGGTGACCCGCGAGGGGTCGACCGCGAAGTCGTCCGCGTTCCAGGCGTCGCCGACCGGCGCCAGGTGGCCGTTCTGCGCGTCGGAGATGATCCGCGCCGGCGAGGGCATCACGACGATGTCCGCGGAGGCGACGCCGGACTCGTAGTCCATGAGGGTCCCGGTGAGCAGGCTGTCGGTGTCGCGCGGGAAGTACTCCATGCTCATCCCGGTGTCGTCCTCCACGAAGCTCATCACCTTGCTGAACGACTCCTGCTCGCCGCCCGACCAGACGCCCGTGATTTCGAGGCCGCTCCCGCTTCCGCCGTCACCCCCGTCGGAGCCGTCCGACCCGTCGGACCCGTCCCCGCCGTCGCCGCCGCCCCCGTCGCCCGAACAGCCCGCGAGCGCAACGCTCCCGAGCACCGACGCGGTGCCGGTCGTCTTCAGTACGTCCCGCCGCGTAGTACAGGATCGATCATCGGACATGTCGTCCGGATTCTTTGGTCCCACTTACTTCAAATTTGCTTATTAATTACCGCTATAGTTACTAACCGAAATCGAACGGGGCCGGAACGCGATCACGGCTATTTATGGGCGTATCGCGGGGTAGTGGGGGATATGACGGACGGAGCCGCCCCCGATTCCGCCGCCTCGAACCGCCCGAATCTCGTGCTCGTTCACTGTCACGACCTCGGTCAACACCTCGGCTGTTACGGGGCCGACGTCGACACGCCGAACATCGACCGGATCGCGGCCGACGGCGCGCGGCTGGCGAACAGCTTCTGTTCGGCCCCGCAGTGCTCGCCGAGCCGGTCCAGCATGATGACGGGCTACTACCCCCACGAGAACGGCGTCATGGGGCTCGCGCACATGGGCTGGGCGCTGGGCGACGAGTGGGAGACGCTGCCGAAGCGCCTCCGGAAGGCGGGCTACGAGACGGCGTTGCTCGGCTTCCAGCACGAGGTCCCGGACGACCCCGAGCGGCTCGGCTACGAGTACGTCGACAGCGGGACCAAGCGCGCGCTCGATCTCGTCGACGTCGTCGACGACTTCTTCGCCGAGCGCGCGGACGCCGACGAGCCGTTCTTCGTCTCCGTCGGGATCGAGGAACCGCACCGCCCCTTCCGCCGGGAGTACCTCTCCGACGGGACCTACGACGCGTACGACCCCGACGAGGTCCCGCTCGACGACTTCCCGTACCTCCCGGACGC includes the following:
- a CDS encoding ASCH domain-containing protein, encoding MSENDPADLLPNDRVKQSALDGDVTQLHRGNRYGDEGDTFEVDGVAFELTEVTERTLGDMTDEDAKREGSPSLEAYKERMVRAHGGNFEWDDDADVVRHRFQRVDE
- the pyrI gene encoding aspartate carbamoyltransferase regulatory subunit, encoding MSDHELRVSKIRDGTVIDHVEAGQALNVLAILGIDGAEGFGVSVGMNVPSDRLGRKDIVKVEDRELSQSEVDVLSLIAPEATINIVRDFEVVEKNRVTRPDGVTGVLSCPNRNCITNAGEPVETRFDVVADGVRCDYCATILRSDIAEHIDV
- a CDS encoding RNA-guided endonuclease InsQ/TnpB family protein codes for the protein MRREVTTTVRVKLHSLTERKARLVEREYTAFQDAVHGDDDANLYSATKQQAGKVRSNKNPRADTDQPVVLRNDCITIEHDEDTVLSSWWFKLPVYNPEKEHGDSVWVPVRVPEKDTHLFTDECIRDSELVQRDGEWYVHLVCKRSVAVADAYDDVLAVDMGAKWIAVSTLLSDRDTTFHGAEVRRVREHYKQLRKSIGKRKVRSGAKVMERLGDKESRTVEHELYQVANELIARAQERNAVIVFGDMTGLRVDNDEGRYVNDKTHKMPYAKMANILTYKAHLDGRECISVKEHNTSVTCWRCGSKNTSREVQGRLECHDCGLDDNADKNGASNIGQRAVGKDITSPLSTAGAVVAQPETQVVLEGTSGEMEPANSPEDVGLTLSEGSPRL
- a CDS encoding 2Fe-2S iron-sulfur cluster-binding protein, translating into MTEYTVEFVGTGETIEVADTETILSACFDEGIAQEYSCRVGMCLACSAEIVEGEVTQPAARGLTDEEAEEYALTCMARPQSDLKLDRGKYPPSIEDDAATAAGEGDGAAADDD
- the mvaD gene encoding phosphomevalonate decarboxylase MvaD, with the protein product MTGKATARAHPIQGLVKYHGMRDEELRLPYHDSISLCTAPTATTTTVEWQPDASEDTYVIGGEAVDGRAAERIDMVVDHVRDLAGVDAAVRLESENSFPSNIGFGSSSSGFAAAALALTEAAGLDMTLPEVSTVARRGSSSAARSVTGAYSRLDAGLNDEDCRSYRLDVGVSDDGFDPEEDLRIVAAHVPAYKETEEAHREAAASHMMQARTAHVQDQLVEMTDALRAGSFERIFETAEHDSLSLTATTMTGPAGWVYWQPETIAVFNAVRELRESGVPVYFSTDTGASVYVNTPAGHADEVESRIAEVGIDTDVWEVGGPARVLDESEALF
- the pyrB gene encoding aspartate carbamoyltransferase; translation: MRQDHLITATQLSRDDIEAVLDRARAVADDPAAYADRHAGRVLALCFFEPSTRTRMSFDSAAKRLGMNTIDMGDVDSSSVSKGESLSDTVRVIEGYADALVLRHPSEGAATLAGERVDVPVVNAGDGAGQHPSQTLLDLHTIREDHGLDDLTIGIMGDLKYGRTVHSLAAALTEFDANQHFISPESLRLPRSVRFDLHETGAQIREHEDLAPVLDELDVLYVTRIQKERFPDENEYHRVAGEYQIDAETLDAAPDDLTVMHPLPRVDEIAPDVDETEHARYFEQAHNGIPVRMALLDTLLENANHDGDEGLEVDR
- a CDS encoding ABC transporter substrate-binding protein, with protein sequence MLGSVALAGCSGDGGGGDGGDGSDGSDGSDGGDGGSGSGLEITGVWSGGEQESFSKVMSFVEDDTGMSMEYFPRDTDSLLTGTLMDYESGVASADIVVMPSPARIISDAQNGHLAPVGDAWNADDFAVDPSRVTVDGDVYAAPFKMDLKPGFWYRKSFFDEHGLSEPESWDEFMTLLDDIAAIDGVDAPIASGNGTGWPLSDITEGFFMRQEDGATLQQGLISGDASFTDDRVATAFDEIKMLHDEGYFSQTRDFGVQYEYFWDNSLPLYFMGSFTPAQDAVEDPSDLGVFRLPGVDGISSSVNWFTVPKYSDNVDAARDALSSFVSAEGQQVWVEEGGFIASNTQVPDDAYEIQVMANLPDLADEVTVVPDLDDALGNPFQQEFWSVLKGLWATPDTPTEDIVGPLDDAHEETLSN